In the Lysinibacillus sp. PLM2 genome, one interval contains:
- the ypdA gene encoding hypothetical protein — MQNVDAIIVGGGPCGISAAIELQNIGLKPVIIEKGNVVNALYNYPTHQTFFSTSEKLAIGDVPFIIEERKPRRNQALVYYREVVKMKNLNVHRFEKVESVSKQANGQFIVKSDKGVYETPYVILATGYYDHPNYLNIPGEDLSKVFHYFKEAHPFFDTDVLVIGGKNSAVDAALELNKAGARVTVSYRGSSYSPSVKPWILPEFEALVRNREVNMIFNSHVVEIRESDIVISVDGKEQVMKNDFVFAMTGYHPDHSFISAMGVQIDQETGRPIYNEETMETNVENLFIAGVLAAGNNANEIFIENGKYHGGFIAKHIIGNR, encoded by the coding sequence ATGCAAAATGTAGATGCAATTATTGTTGGGGGAGGCCCTTGTGGCATATCGGCGGCTATTGAGTTACAAAATATCGGTTTAAAGCCGGTTATCATTGAAAAAGGGAATGTTGTCAATGCCCTTTATAATTACCCGACACATCAAACATTTTTTAGTACAAGTGAAAAATTAGCAATTGGAGATGTACCATTTATTATTGAAGAACGGAAACCTAGAAGAAATCAGGCGCTCGTTTACTATCGTGAAGTGGTAAAGATGAAAAATTTAAATGTACATCGTTTTGAAAAAGTAGAGTCTGTATCAAAACAAGCAAATGGTCAATTTATCGTTAAATCAGATAAAGGAGTTTATGAGACACCTTATGTAATTTTGGCGACTGGTTATTATGACCACCCGAATTACTTAAATATACCTGGAGAAGACTTATCAAAAGTTTTTCACTATTTTAAAGAAGCCCATCCTTTTTTCGATACGGATGTGCTTGTAATTGGAGGTAAAAACTCAGCAGTCGATGCAGCACTTGAATTAAATAAAGCTGGAGCTAGAGTGACCGTGTCCTATCGTGGTAGCTCCTATTCCCCAAGTGTAAAGCCGTGGATATTACCAGAGTTTGAAGCACTTGTAAGAAATAGAGAAGTAAACATGATTTTCAATAGTCATGTCGTTGAAATTCGGGAATCTGATATTGTTATCTCAGTTGATGGCAAGGAACAAGTAATGAAAAATGATTTTGTTTTTGCGATGACCGGATATCACCCAGACCATAGCTTCATTTCTGCAATGGGTGTTCAAATTGATCAAGAGACAGGTAGACCAATTTATAATGAAGAAACGATGGAAACTAATGTTGAAAATTTATTTATTGCTGGCGTACTTGCTGCTGGAAATAATGCAAATGAAATATTTATTGAAAACGGTAAATATCATGGTGGGTTCATTGCGAAACATATAATTGGAAATCGTTAG
- the ansA gene encoding L-asparaginase: protein MKTILLVHTGGTISMQINNETGAVQPSDANPLVGLSQQLNQYATIIETEAFHLPSPHITPVEMLSLRDTIFDYIKKQPIDGVVITHGTDTLEETAYFLDLTTKLDIPIVLTGAMRSSNELGADGIYNIVSAIRVACDDQARNKGVLVVMNDEVHHAFNCTKTSTSSVNTFQSPQYGPLGLITKKQIHFHHTPIKRRYVEVEAIQKRVALFKVYAGMEADLMEAISYFNYDGVVLEGLGQGNVPPSVGNGIKKLIEKQIPVVIVSRCYNGIAEPVYDYDGGGKMLEDLGAIFATGISGQKARLKLLIGLNQVSNNIELREFFN, encoded by the coding sequence ATGAAAACTATTTTACTTGTTCACACAGGCGGAACAATTTCAATGCAAATAAATAATGAAACAGGTGCAGTACAACCTTCCGATGCAAACCCACTAGTAGGTTTAAGTCAACAATTAAATCAATATGCAACAATTATTGAAACGGAGGCTTTTCATCTACCCTCTCCACATATTACACCTGTAGAAATGCTCTCATTACGGGATACCATTTTTGATTACATAAAAAAACAACCAATAGATGGTGTGGTTATAACTCATGGAACTGATACATTAGAAGAAACAGCTTATTTTTTAGATTTAACGACAAAATTAGATATTCCAATTGTGTTAACAGGTGCAATGCGTTCTTCCAACGAATTAGGTGCTGATGGTATTTATAACATCGTTTCAGCGATTCGAGTAGCTTGTGATGATCAAGCACGAAACAAAGGTGTGCTTGTCGTGATGAACGATGAGGTACATCATGCATTTAATTGTACGAAGACCTCTACTTCTTCAGTAAATACTTTCCAGAGCCCTCAATACGGGCCACTTGGTCTAATAACGAAAAAGCAAATTCATTTTCATCATACACCAATTAAAAGACGGTATGTTGAAGTGGAGGCTATTCAAAAACGGGTAGCATTATTTAAAGTGTATGCTGGGATGGAAGCAGATCTTATGGAAGCTATTAGCTATTTTAACTATGATGGTGTAGTTCTTGAAGGTTTAGGACAAGGCAATGTCCCACCAAGTGTAGGTAATGGCATTAAAAAACTAATTGAAAAACAAATTCCCGTAGTTATCGTTTCACGTTGCTATAACGGGATTGCCGAACCAGTTTATGACTACGATGGTGGAGGTAAAATGCTAGAAGATTTAGGAGCAATTTTTGCCACAGGGATAAGCGGACAAAAAGCAAGATTAAAATTGTTAATCGGGTTAAATCAAGTAAGTAATAATATTGAATTAAGAGAGTTTTTTAATTAA
- the prsW gene encoding protease PrsW: MFILLSSAIAPGLALFSYFYLRNQMATEPRKTLFQSFIYGALITFPIMFIQFVLKEEGVFSQPFMANVVFSSTIEEFFKWIVIFAIIYGHIEFDDPYDGILYGASISLGFATVENVLYLLSFGIDTAFIRAMLPVTSHALFGVVMGYYFGKSKFARNDRATEYLILAFIIPLVLHLAYNTILSFQNVWFYLVAPFMLFLWWLALRKVKLAHQHLVEHLIEQNKYN, translated from the coding sequence ATGTTTATATTATTATCTTCTGCGATAGCTCCAGGCTTAGCTTTATTCAGTTACTTTTATTTAAGAAATCAAATGGCAACTGAACCTCGCAAAACATTGTTCCAGTCTTTTATTTATGGAGCGCTAATTACGTTTCCAATCATGTTTATACAATTTGTATTAAAAGAGGAGGGTGTGTTTTCACAACCCTTTATGGCAAACGTTGTTTTTTCAAGTACAATTGAAGAGTTTTTTAAATGGATTGTTATTTTTGCCATAATTTATGGCCATATCGAATTTGATGATCCATATGATGGAATCTTATATGGTGCTAGTATTTCGTTGGGATTTGCGACAGTTGAAAATGTTCTATATTTATTATCTTTTGGTATTGATACCGCCTTTATTAGAGCTATGCTACCAGTAACGAGTCATGCTTTGTTTGGTGTTGTAATGGGTTATTATTTTGGGAAAAGTAAATTTGCTAGAAATGATCGTGCAACGGAATATTTGATTTTAGCATTTATTATCCCTTTAGTGTTACATCTAGCATATAATACAATTTTATCTTTTCAAAATGTTTGGTTTTATCTGGTTGCCCCATTTATGTTGTTTTTATGGTGGCTCGCCTTAAGAAAAGTGAAGCTAGCACATCAGCATTTAGTTGAACATTTAATAGAACAAAATAAATACAATTAG
- the sleB gene encoding spore cortex-lytic enzyme, whose amino-acid sequence MLRSILITTVLVLGIASSIDQTKVANAFSGRLLERGSSGDDVIELQARLQYLGYYNGKIDGIFGYGTYWALRNFQEAFDLDIDGILGQRSRSVLVRASNFDREWVHRQIREGNEFTYYGGTPLDQQVKSGRGSSGGSGQNNTTTVQLPSKYSERDLQLMANAVYGESRGEPYEGQVAVAAVILNRLESPDFPNTISEIIFQPGAFTAVADGQIWLTPNERAKQAVLDAMNGWDPTENALYYFNPKTATSKWIWSRPQIKQIGEHIFCY is encoded by the coding sequence ATGTTAAGAAGTATATTAATAACAACAGTATTAGTTCTTGGAATCGCTTCGTCTATCGACCAGACGAAGGTTGCAAATGCGTTTTCCGGTCGACTTCTCGAACGTGGCTCTTCTGGAGATGATGTTATCGAATTACAAGCTAGACTACAATACTTAGGTTACTATAATGGAAAAATAGATGGTATTTTCGGATACGGGACATATTGGGCATTACGTAATTTCCAAGAGGCATTTGATCTTGATATCGATGGTATTTTAGGTCAACGATCAAGAAGTGTATTAGTCAGAGCAAGTAATTTTGATAGAGAATGGGTGCACAGGCAAATAAGAGAAGGTAATGAATTTACTTATTATGGTGGAACACCTCTCGATCAGCAAGTAAAGAGTGGACGGGGATCCTCAGGTGGATCAGGTCAAAATAATACAACAACAGTACAGTTGCCATCAAAATATTCTGAACGAGATTTACAATTGATGGCAAATGCAGTCTACGGAGAATCGCGTGGAGAGCCCTATGAAGGACAAGTTGCTGTAGCGGCAGTTATATTAAATCGTTTAGAATCTCCAGATTTCCCAAATACAATATCAGAAATCATCTTTCAACCAGGTGCATTTACTGCTGTAGCAGATGGTCAAATTTGGTTAACACCTAATGAAAGAGCAAAGCAAGCAGTTCTTGATGCAATGAATGGATGGGATCCAACAGAAAATGCATTGTATTACTTCAATCCAAAAACTGCGACAAGTAAATGGAT